In Nomascus leucogenys isolate Asia chromosome 11, Asia_NLE_v1, whole genome shotgun sequence, the following proteins share a genomic window:
- the CSAD gene encoding cysteine sulfinic acid decarboxylase isoform X5 has translation MVPEDLERQIGMAEAEGAVPFLVSATSGTTVLGAFDPLEAIADVCQRHGLWLHVDAAWGGSVLLSQTHRHLLDGIQRADSVAWNPHKLLAAGLQCSALLLQDTSNLLKRCHGSQASYLFQQDKFYDVALDTGDKVVQCGRRVDCLKLWLMWKAQGDQGLERRIDQAFVLARYLVEEMKKREGFELVMEPEFVNVCFWFVPLTLRGKQESPDYHERLSKVAPVLKERMVKEGSMMIGYQPHGTRGNFFRVVVANSALTRADMDFLLDELERLGQDL, from the exons GGTGCTGTGCCATTCCTGGTCAGTGCCACCTCTGGCACCACTGTGCTAGGGGCCTTTGACCCCCTGGAGGCAATTGCTGATGTGTGCCAGCGTCATGGGCTATGGCTGCATGTGGAT GCTGCCTGGGGTGGGAGCGTCCTGCTGTCACAGACACACAGGCATCTCCTGGATGGAATCCAGAG GGCTGACTCTGTGGCCTGGAATCCTCACAAGCTCCTCGCAGCAGGCCTGCAATGCTCTGCACTTCTTCTCCAGGATACCTCG AACCTGCTCAAACGCTGCCATGGGTCCCAGGCCAGCTACCTTTTCCAGCAGGACAAGTTCTACGATGTGGCTCTGGACACGGGAGACAAGGTGGTGCAGTGTGGCCGCCGTGTGGACTGTCTGAAGCTGTGGCTAATGTGGAAGGCACAGGGCGATCAAGGGCTGGAGCGGCGCATCGACCAGGCCTTTGTCCTTGCCCG GTACCTGGTGGAGGAAATGAAGAAGCGGGAAGGGTTTGAGCTAGTCATGGAG CCTGAGTTTGTCAATGTGTGTTTCTGGTTCGTACCCCTCACCCTGCGAGGGAAGCAGGAGAGTCCAGATTACCACGAAAGGCTGTCGAAG GTGGCCCCCGTGCTCAAGGAGCGCATGGTGAAGGAGGGCTCCATGATGATTGGCTACCAGCCCCACGGGACCCGGGGCAACTTCTTCCGTGTGGTTGTGGCCAACTCTGCACTGACCCGTGCTGATATGGACTTCCTCCTCGATGAGCTGGAGCGGCTAGGCCAGGACCTGTGA